A single region of the Salvia splendens isolate huo1 chromosome 18, SspV2, whole genome shotgun sequence genome encodes:
- the LOC121777644 gene encoding protein RMD5 homolog, which yields MELNSIKDAFDRVTKKQKLSSSKSQEVIEQIGQEIEKAFLRLQSEQDSASPCAHKLILNELKTKLKEIAPLSHLESTQKELNVALSKYPKLLEKSFNPDISKAYRNIDFDIHTVNQIITSHFYREGQFDIGDCFINESQELEAAASKSPFLEMFQILEAMKCRNLEPSLGWAARNHDQLNQNGSDIELKLHRLQFVEILQNRGRDEALKYARDFLAPFATQHMAVFQKLMACLLWAGRLDSSPYAELLSSIHWDKLSVELAQQFCNLMGQSYESPLSVTIAAGVQGLPTLLKLMNVMTGKKQEWQTMKQLPVPVDLDREFQFHSVFVCPVSRDQVSEENPPMLLTCGHVLCKQSITKLSKNNSTRRFKCPYCPAEVEAGQCAQLHF from the coding sequence ATGGAGTTAAATTCCATCAAGGATGCTTTTGACCGTGTTACAAAGAAGCAAAAGCTCTCATCCTCAAAATCTCAAGAAGTAATTGAACAGATCGGGCAAGAAATAGAAAAGGCTTTTTTGAGACTACAATCTGAACAAGATTCTGCATCTCCATGTGCTCATAAATTGATCCTCAATGAACTGAAAACTAAGCTGAAAGAAATTGCTCCTCTCAGCCATCTGGAAAGCACACAAAAGGAATTAAATGTTGCGTTAAGCAAGTACCCAAAGCTTCTCGAGAAATCTTTCAACCCTGATATCTCAAAGGCTTATCGCAATATTGATTTTGATATACACACTGTTAACCAAATTATTACCAGCCATTTCTATCGAGAGGGCCAATTTGATATTGGTGACTGCTTCATCAATGAGTCGCAGGAACTAGAGGCTGCAGCAAGTAAATCCCCTTTTCTAGAAATGTTCCAGATCTTGGAAGCCATGAAATGTAGGAACCTGGAGCCCTCTCTGGGTTGGGCAGCGAGGAATCATGATCAACTGAATCAAAATGGGTCTGACATAGAATTGAAACTGCATCGTCTTCAGTTTGTAGAGATCTTGCAGAACAGGGGCAGGGATGAAGCTCTAAAGTATGCCAGAGACTTTTTGGCTCCATTTGCTACCCAACATATGGCTGTTTTCCAGAAACTTATGGCTTGCCTTTTATGGGCTGGAAGGCTTGATTCCTCACCGTATGCAGAATTACTATCTTCCATACATTGGGACAAACTATCTGTGGAACTCGCACAACAGTTCTGCAATCTTATGGGGCAATCTTACGAGAGTCCGTTGAGTGTAACAATTGCCGCTGGAGTTCAGGGGTTGCCTACTCTTCTGAAGCTGATGAACGTGATGACTGGGAAGAAGCAGGAATGGCAGACAATGAAACAACTACCGGTGCCAGTGGATTTGGACAGGGAGTTTCAGTTCCATTCTGTGTTCGTGTGCCCAGTTAGCCGCGACCAAGTAAGCGAAGAGAATCCTCCCATGCTGTTAACATGTGGGCATGTTTTATGCAAGCAATCCATCACCAAGTTGTCCAAAAACAACAGCACTAGGCGCTTCAAGTGCCCCTATTGCCCTGCTGAAGTCGAAGCAGGTCAGTGTGCGCAATTACATTTCTGA
- the LOC121776637 gene encoding uncharacterized protein LOC121776637, translating to MGHQEYSSEFKNQVVQFIIGRCVGGVPPRGTLKEAQLKFIISRQTCTRWWNAAKKQQQRGTSVQLVSVKKVRHYPKRLHLDVDLLKSLHFSKRCNLLRVAVGLGCSKPTVWRWVKDGLIIPHTSAIKPNLTAANKLLRLRFTVESLEFDRILNKIRFRNMHNTIHIDEKWFYMTKGTQRFYLAPGEQEPHRTCKNKKFISKIMFMCAVCRPLFGVHGEVLFDGKIGIFPFTKQVAAKRSSKNRQACTMETKPIESITTDVVRECLINKILPAIIAKWPDGATQVLKIQQDNARPHIKDNDLAFREAAQQSGFSISIVQQPPNSPDTNVNDLGSEQIQAAPHGESTFKEDKSTSTESRSSSGTGYGSSSLSERPGEQPWIGVNIPSLRIMKV from the exons ATGGGGCACCAAGAGTATTCCTCAGAATTCAAGAACCAAGTGGTCCAATTCATCATCGGAAGGTGTGTGGGCGGTGTACCTCCTCGTGGCACACTTAAGGAAGCACAACTGAAGTTTATAATCTCCCGGCAAACCTGTACAAGGTGGTGGAATGCTGCAAAGAAACAACAACAACGAGGAACATCAGTTCAACTGGTAAGTGTAAAAAAAGTGAGGCATTACCCCAAAAGGCTGCATCTGGATGTTGATCTGTTAAAGAGTTTGCATTTCTCCAAAAGGTGCAACCTCTTGAGAGTGGCAGTGGGTTTAGGTTGTTCAAAACCAACAGTATGGAGGTGGGTTAAGGATGGCCTGATTATACCACACACATCAGCCATTAAACCCAACTTAACAGCTGCAAACAAGCTGTTACGGCTGAGATTCACAGTTGAATCATTAGAATTTGACAGAATCCTCAACAAAATCAGATTCAGGAATATGCACAATACTATACATATTGATGAAAAGTGGTTCTACATGACTAAAGGAACTCAGAGATTCTATCTTGCTCCAGGAGAGCAAGAACCTCATAGAACATGTAAAAATAAGAAGTTCATATCCAAAATAATGTTCATGTGTGCAGTTTGTAGACCATTGTTTGGTGTTCATGGTGAAGTGTTGTTTGATGGAAAAATTGGAATTTTTCCCTTTACCAaacaagttgcagccaagaggtCAAGTAAAAACAGGCAGGCATGCACTATGGAGACAAAACCCATAGAGAGTATCACAACAGATGTGGTCAGGGAATGCTTGATCAATAAG ATATTACCTGCCATCATAGCCAAGTGGCCAGATGGGGCAACTCAAGTTCTCAAGATACAACAAGATAACGCGAGACCACACATCAAAGACAATGACCTAGCTTTCAGAGAAGCTGCACAACAAAGTGGTTTCTCAATCTCAATTGTGCAACAACCACCTAACTCACCTGACACCAATGTGAATGACTTGG GGTCAGAACAGATACAAGCTGCCCCACATGGGGAAAGCACATTTAAGGAGGACAAATCAACTTCCACTGAATCTAGAAGTTCTAGTGGAACTGGTTATGGAAGCAGTAGCTTATCTGAGAGACCAGGGGAGCAACCATGGATTGGAGTCAATATCCCAAGCCTTAGGATTATGAAGGTATAG
- the LOC121775805 gene encoding probable E3 ubiquitin-protein ligase EDA40, protein MVLSWRRAFCTSIPKDQDRPGDASTPRLASRFGRFFSEPSTPRFHSQPLSSPSLRCRTAAAPCVTPSESPRLQCRTRKSPRFFTSSAPSSPRSPSTFSLIKSGLRITKSRCGICLQSVKTGQGTAIFTAECGDAFHFPCIAAHMKKQGVRSALACPICSATWKEMHLVETDPSTDLRGADNKSSSVFKVYNDDEPLSSPTSGARFIPILESDETEEENDDFPGFFVANNVVPDKIKSRNVEIGLLSEAVVVSVGKTSETYAVVLKVKAPTPPPRRAPIDLVTVLNVSRNVTSDKLHLMRRMMRMVVSSLSAADRLSIVAFSTTSKRLLPLRRMTTAGKRSARRIIDAVVALDGGATSATDSLKKAAKVIEDRREKNPAASILLLSDGHRSGPLVSSTRFSQSEIPVHSVNLSACVHAPPGGDHAANCVTSLLSQVAQDLRVQVSFAAGSAPGEISAVYTYAGKPALVGSGSSWCRVGELHSEEERELLVEMRVPPATGGARRLMSIRCCYKDPSTQQTIYDKERCLVIPRPRAVGSSTRDIQRLRCLFVTTRAVAESSRLSDRNDVAGALSMLASARALVLQSGSGSGEEFVRGLEAELAVLNCKRQDLAQPRLGRPEDNKAEPLTPTSAWRAAERLAKVAIMRKSLNRVSDLHGFENARF, encoded by the exons ATGGTTTTGAGCTGGCGACGAGCCTTCTGCACTTCTATCCCCAAGGATCAGGACCGCCCTGGAGACGCCTCCACCCCCAGGCTCGCCTCCAGATTCGGCAGATTCTTCTCCGAGCCCTCCACGCCTCGATTCCACTCTCAGCCGCTCTCCAGCCCCTCTCTCCGTTGCCGAACTGCTGCTGCTCCATGTGTTACGCCTTCCGAGAGCCCTAGGCTTCAATGCCGGACTAGGAAGAGTCCGCGATTCTTCACCAGCTCCGCGCCTTCCTCGCCAAGGTCGCCGTCCACGTTTTCGCTGATTAAATCCGGACTCCGTATCACCAAG AGTAGGTGCGGAATATGCTTGCAGAGCGTGAAGACGGGGCAAGGCACCGCCATTTTCACGGCGGAGTGCGGCGACGCTTTCCATTTCCCGTGCATCGCCGCTCACATGAAGAAGCAAGGGGTGAGATCCGCCCTCGCCTGCCCCATCTGCAGCGCTACATGGAAGGAAATGCACCTCGTGGAAACCGATCCATCCACCGATCTGCGCGGCGCGGATAATAAATCCTCTTCTGTGTTTAAGGTCTACAACGACGACGAGCCGCTCTCCTCTCCGACTTCCGGCGCGCGATTCATTCCGATTCTCGAATCGGATGAGACTGAAGAGGAAAACGACGATTTCCCCGGCTTCTTCGTCGCCAACAATGTCGTTCCGGATAAGATCAAGTCAAGGAATGTGGAAATCGGTCTGTTATCTGAGGCGGTTGTGGTGTCAGTAGGAAAAACTAGCGAGACATACGCCGTCGTTTTGAAGGTGAAAGCTCCGACGCCGCCTCCGCGAAGAGCGCCGATCGATTTGGTGACCGTGCTGAATGTGAGCAGAAATGTAACCTCCGATAAGCTCCATCTAATGCGGAGGATGATGCGGATGGTGGTGTCCTCCCTCTCCGCCGCCGACCGCCTCTCCATCGTCGCATTCTCCACCACATCCAAGCGGCTTCTCCCCCTCCGCCGCATGACCACCGCCGGCAAGAGATCCGCCCGCCGCATCATCGACGCCGTCGTCGCACTCGACGGCGGCGCCACCAGCGCCACCGACTCGCTGAAGAAGGCTGCCAAGGTCATCGAGGATCGCCGCGAGAAGAATCCCGCCGCCAGCATCCTTCTCCTCTCCGACGGCCACCGCAGCGGCCCTCTCGTGTCGTCCACGCGCTTCTCCCAGTCCGAGATCCCCGTCCACTCCGTCAACCTGAGCGCGTGCGTCCACGCTCCTCCCGGAGGCGATCATGCCGCGAACTGCGTGACCAGCCTGCTTAGCCAGGTGGCGCAGGACCTCCGGGTCCAGGTCTCGTTCGCGGCAGGTTCGGCCCCGGGCGAGATCTCCGCGGTCTACACCTACGCGGGCAAACCGGCCCTGGTCGGATCCGGTTCGAGCTGGTGCCGGGTGGGGGAGCTCCACTCGGAGGAAGAGCGAGAATTGCTAGTTGAAATGAGGGTCCCACCAGCAACCGGTGGTGCCCGGAGGCTAATGTCGATCCGTTGCTGTTACAAAGACCCGTCAACTCAACAGACCATATACGACAAGGAGCGGTGCCTCGTCATCCCCCGCCCACGCGCCGTCGGATCCTCCACTCGCGACATCCAACGCCTCCGCTGCCTCTTCGTCACCACGCGCGCTGTAGCCGAGAGCAGCAGGCTCTCGGACCGCAACGATGTGGCCGGGGCGCTCAGCATGCTCGCCTCGGCCCGCGCCCTCGTCCTCCAGTCGGGCTCGGGCTCTGGGGAGGAGTTTGTGCGCGGCCTGGAGGCCGAGCTCGCTGTGCTGAATTGCAAGCGGCAGGACCTGGCGCAACCGCGATTGGGCCGGCCCGAAGACAACAAGGCCGAGCCGCTCACGCCGACGTCGGCTTGGCGGGCAGCCGAGCGCCTCGCCAAAGTCGCTATAATGAGAAAGTCATTGAATAGAGTCAGCGACTTACATGGGTTCGAGAATGCGAGATTTTAA